The following is a genomic window from Prunus persica cultivar Lovell chromosome G7, Prunus_persica_NCBIv2, whole genome shotgun sequence.
CAAACTGAAAGTTATCTTGTGATTGATAACTCAAACCATTTGATTCCACCTCTGCATCTATATCAAATTCAACCCCATCTGCATCAAATGTGAGGTCGTCATTTCCACTGCTGAAATCCTCCTCTAGAATTACAGCTGCTAGGAGTCTCTGACAGAGGGGAATTGCAACACGATCCCCAGCTCCTGGTACTAAATGTTCTGGACGAAATTCTCCACTCTTTGGTTCACATCCAATCAACCTAAGCCCATTAGTGACAGTAGCGCTACAATCTATACTAGAAGGAACTTGGGCTTGAGTCATCACATTAGATTCGATGTTTCCCTGACAAATCAATAGAAAATTAGAATACATAACTATACACAGGAGAGACAGAGGCATAGCTGACTCCTAAATATGCATACCAAGTAAAACATTTTGGGGACAAGAAAGTATTTATCAACATcaattattaagaaaataatagctTCTATTCCTTCGCCCCCTTAATTAAAGCAAGCTGTCACCTGTTGCTTTAGGTAAGCTGTGTCCGCATCagataaaaaaccaaaaaatggcTCCATTTGCCTCCAAAATGAGCTTGAGAAGGACCGAGCTGTAGcaataataaaactttaaattccacaacaaaatatatattggaataagataaaaacaaaaatctttaATGAGAAAGTCACCAGAATTAACGACAGCGTTTGCAGCAGCCAATAACTCTTCATGTCCGTCATCTGACCCAActtagaaaattaaaacaagagTGAAtagagaacaaaaaacactatactaaaatagaaaatcaattCAAGAAATTATTCCTCAATAAAAGTACCGAGAAAATCTGCTGCTGCATTGATTGCTGTATGCTTTTGACGTGTATAGGCCTTTCGATCAGAAAGTCTCCTAGTTGGCGGTCGACCTGCCTTGCTGTGTaacaaattacaataaaatatgAGAGTCAATCcaagtaaaaatatttttaggcTACAAAATAAATAGCATACTTATTGGACAGCCAGAAAAATATACACAGGTACAATATATTAAACCTTtcacttttgtcaaaaccaaGTCTGGAACTTCTTAGCTGTTTTGCTGTTCCAACATTTCCAATCTTCTCAACCGTCATTGGCATGAGAGACCTTGTGGAAGTAAAACCTCTCCCTGTCCTCCCTTGCCTCCGAACACCATCTCCAAGGTCTTCCCCAGTAACCAGCTTATTCTTTCTTGATGGCAGGACCAGAGGGGACACCTTTTGAACATTCTGTCCAGCTTTCTCATCTATCTCATCAGTCTTTTTGCCTTTATCTCTGGATTTAATCTCCGCAACTCCTGACTCCTCACTCTCCGATAGTGCAGCTGAAGACAAAGGTTCGGCTTTTAACTTAACCTGCTGAGGAGAACTTCCTGGTAGGCGTTTGGCAAATCCCATCCCGATGTCACTACCAGTAATATCAGATGCACTATCCATAGTAGGGGTTTCCTCGTTACTTGAGACAATAGGAACAAAATTTGATCGTCTCGCAGTGCGGGAGATCTTCTGTGGTCTTTGGCCAGCCCACTGGGCAACAGGTGGAGATGAAGATCGTGCTGATGCCATGCGTTTGCGATTGTTAGCTCCAACAGCAGCAGGGGGCTTGCTTGTACAATGAGAAATGTCCCAATCATTAGCAACAGTTGCTCGATGAACAACCGGAGACAACTTGGGTACAACACCTGAGCCTGATCGTGGAGCCCGAACAGAAGCATTTATCTTTGTGCTTGAGGTAGGACTAGCTGAATTAAAATCATCACGAACACTTGCCCTGAAAGACATACAGTATAAAGAGGGAGAAATCAATACAaagtttcataaataaataaagaccaAATTAGTAAATAAATAGAAGGAGCAAGTGATAAAGAGGCTAACAATAGAACCCAGATAGCAGCCCTAACAAGCAGTCGAACACCACTCTAAAAGATAAGCACATAAGAAAATGTTATGGATGCTATGCTTACTTATTAACAGCTCTGTGGTTCACCCTTTCCTTATCTGTACCAATAGGGTGATCTCTCTTATCATTGATAAGGGAAGTGTTGTCTGGTTCAGTCTTAGGGATGGATGAACGGAATTGTGAGATTCCGTCAGACTTTCCACCTCCAACAGCTCCATTAGTAACTCCTGGCCTATAAACATATAAGACATCAACATTACCTCTCAAGTATCACAGATGACGATtaataacaaacaaacaaacaaacaaaaaacaaatctGAAAAATGTTTCCTAAGTGATTATTTCAAAAGTTCAATGAAATAACATGTCAACAAGAAGCATAgtttaatgaaagaaaaacaaaaacaagaagagtGGCCCTTCGATCACCCATCGTAAGAAAGTATTCATATTATGTGAAAAACCTTTCACTATCTGTACTATGAGGTGAAAGCCTAAAAGAAAGTCCTGTCTTATGCATTCCAATTCCATCCATGAGATTGATTCTACTCAATAACTGCAAATGTTTTAATCAATCACTACTGGTACAGATATCCTTTAGGGCAATTGTTACATCAAGCATATTGCCTTTTTATCATCAGATGAAAAAATTACAAGTACCAAAGTCTTAGTTgctaattatattataaaaggcatgatttttcaataatttctAGATATGCCTTCTTAGGCTTCAGGGAATTATGATATTCTCAATCACTAACATGTTTTCCTTATCtgaccaaaataattaacatGTTTTCCTTAAATAATAGGACAATACAACACCAAATGGAAATAGACAGAAAAAAATAGTATGCCGGTATACCTATAGGGAAAAGACCAAACAACTTAACCATATAAATAGGTGTCATTCTTTTGCCTGATTCTTTGAACTCattttaaaacttttgaaAGTATGTGAAGTAGTTGATTTCTACAATTTATCTCTTATCATCAAAATCCATATACacaaagagaaaaatcaaaacataaaTGTGCAATTAAACCTCAAATTAACGATGCCCTCAGATGGATACAATACAACCTTGgtccttttaaaattccagAATAAGATGTGCAATTCCAATACAAAACTGAAGATAAATGGTGACAAACAACAACTTGCATAAAGGTTTAAACAATTACCACATCCCTTATGGATCCTCGGTAGaagtatataaataataagCATGTTAACATTGAACAGTTCGCCGGGACTTCTGTACCAGTAAATTGACCTGAAAGGGCTACGTGTTCCTAAGTTCcttttagaaataaaaatttacatTCTGCAAAATGGTGATCTAATTCACCTCAACCGTGAATGGATACATTTGTTAAGATTCTATATATCATGGTTCAGACTGTCCTTATATGAAGATGCATGTACAGTTGCACTTTAAGAAGCCATACCTGAACCCATGGGAGTCACTATTTAACCTTGAACGGGCATCACTCACAGGCCTTTGCTGCATTCCCTGTTTAGTTTCACGGAAGCCATCAATTGGTTTACCGGATACCATACTTGGAGAAGCATCTGGCTTTATCCCAGAAcgttttttcttcatttttgacTTTTCCCAACCATCAACACCGATAGATAAATTCCGATCCTCACCCTGAACCGCACCACTACTTGCAAGCCGCAGCACTTCCCTATCCCTGTCTACTGCCCCAGATGGCCGGACAAGAGCATTACTCCTCACATCCATCTACAATTATCATAGTTAAGTCAGTCTTCCCTTAAAGGAGTAATAATGCAGAAAATATCAATGGTGCCAACCTGAAGATAACTAGAGACATTATCAATCTACCCTTCATGGATTAGCAGGCGGAATGCACATGGCTTAAAGCACAAAAGACAAATTTAACCAATCCACAGCTCGAGAACAATAGAACAGTATGAAGCAAGTATACATACTTTCATAATTATATGCAGTCACGTATGCATCataactaaaaacaaaaacaaaacaaaaaaagggtgCATTGTAAACCTAATAATACGCATAAACATTAAACTACATGAGTACCATATCCCACACTCACTCAGGTGAACAAAATGTTCGCATTCAAGACATTTGAAAAGGGATATCTAAGTGGAAGAAGGATCCAATTAGATCAAAGTGAGGTATTTGTATACGCCCATAAAACAGGTACTAAAATAGAATAACCATAACAGCATAGAGTGATTTTCTAAAGCAGCTTTAGACAAAACGTAGTTTAACCACAATTACAACTAAAGTAGTTCCTGTAAGTTAATTTTAAACAAGATATTCATAGCCAGTACTCAAGAAAGGAGCACAATATAGAAAATATGAGTGAAAAAGGCAAATGTAGTAGAAAATTTTCCAAGACACAGACCCTCACATCCACCAAAGAAGTACGAGTGCGTTTGTTTGGGACAGAGTTCTTGGTCCTTTCTTCTGACTTTTGCTGCTCAAGTTCAAAACCACCTGTGACAGCATGACTCTGAATACCAATCTTACCCATCTTTGGCCCCAGGATTGATGACCTATCACTCGATAACACCACACTAGACCGTTCATTAGAAAAAACTTCTGTTCTTGATCTCTTCTTTGATGGTACGCTTGGGAAAACCTTGTTGAATACGGATAAGGCTTCAGTGAATGTTTTTACACGTTCCCTGTAAAATGATTCAATGTTATGGAGTAATTACAACTTACAATTCACAACTACAAACCAAAATGCAAAATATACAGGAAACTACCTAGCCTTAACAGAGCTGTCACGCAGACCAGCTTTGACTCGTTTTATATCCTCTGGTATTGGAGATGGTTTTCCTTTTACAGAACCAGATGGAGATTCATCAGGTGAAATGCTAAGAGCAACACTCACAAGTCTTCTCAAGTCCCCTTGTCGATTAGACTTGTACTCTGAAGCCACCAATTTTGGATCAAAGCGCAAGCAATGGAAGAAGTTTGTTACATCTCCGTGTGTTATTAGAGACGTGCTTCTTGACATGTTTGGAAGTGAAGATAAAATTGGATTTTCCATGCTCTCGCGAAAGCTACCAGATCTGTCCAATGGAGCAGCTATGTGGGATCCTCGCTGCCCACTGTTGTATAATGGTCTATCCGGGCTACCAGATGAGAGATCAAACTTGCTAGAAGTTGCCATTGCATCAGTTTCCACACATTCTCCGGGTCAAAAAGCCAGAAAATACAGAGGTGCATGACAAAGATGGGCACAACAGCGCATAAAGCCCAAACTCTAAAGAACAATGACTGGGCAGTGCACCTGAAACAGATAAGGATCATGATACAAGAAGCAAAatccttgtttgttttttttcaaaattaataatcaAGTTTTCCATTATGATGAGATGGGTAGCCATTTTTTGAGATCAGAGAAAATTATTGGATACATATCACGAAAAGCCAGATGCGAAAACGTGTaaacaagaaattggactGAGATGCATAAACCATACAGCACATAAATTATGGATTCCTTATTCAAAGGTAAAATAAATTGGCAACATCCATTTAGATTTTGAGTAAGGGTATTGGTTCATAAAAATTATGCATAAGCCATTCAGATTCAGAGTAATGGTTCACAAAATTACGAACCTAAGATTCAAATAATCTCATGAACTCCCCTATCCGAAAGGataaagaaggaaataaattAACCTTTGCAATAGATGCTGCATCTTATTATATCCATAAAAGAGAATGGGTGAAGCACTCCATGAGAGATATTATCAACACACTCCCGAATACATATACTATGTAGCATTACAACCCAGAAACCATGTGACCCTCATAAATAAATGCAAATGATGTGCATGCTATATGAGCATCATGCACAGAAATCAGAAATATAAGCAGCATTATAGTTCTCTATTAATGTTAGCACTATTACGATAATCACATTGATATTAAATTAAGATCGAGGCACAATGAATGGCATGTTGCATATATAACAAATATAATTACGACTACCTGGATTTAAGCATTAACTTTTTGGAAGGGGATCAAACACTTACACACGCAAAAGTCAAAACTGGATTAGGAAAATCTGATAAGCTCACAGTTAATAGAAAATATTTCCACTTCAAATATGCACAATTTACAGTAACCAAACACCCGGTCAAACAAGTCTCCTTTGGTACAATCTCCTCCCCCCGGTCTATCCTGCTACTTCTACAATTTACTACTACTGTTCATTAAGGATAAGAACACTACACAGATCTAACGTTCACACACCCAAAAAGTAATACTAGATTAGGAAAATCAGATAAGCTGACAAGTAACAGATGTCATTGTTGAGTTCTGGTTGAATCTCCCTAAGTAATAAATATCAATATCAGTTCATTGACCAATGAAAACTAACTAAGATGGATGATGACACTAAATGGAGCAACACATGCTATTACAGACACCTACACAATGGCCCAATTAACATACCATGAGCATAGCAGAATATATCAACACTGACTGTCATTTTAAAACAAAGGACTTAAGATAATTCAATGAACACAGCTATATCGAAGGCTGCGAAAGTGACACCGCACAGTTAcaaaatgcatttttttcatttatcatCTTTCCTTCTTTAGAAATAAAATTCTTTCCCTGGCTCTTTTTCTAGAGGGAGGAGGTGGGTCTAGCTGTTTCACCCAAGTAATAGTATGACTCCTAAGTTCAAGGTCTTTCGAGCTAAAATTTTACTGAATGAGACtatttttcaacatttttattttgctcAGGATTCTCCATTCTAATCAACAAAAGCTACACCTACCAAACAGATAGTCACATTAAATTTGGTTtactttaaatttttatttatcttttactTTATTGCTTCCTAAATTTAAAGTTTTTCTGTTAATCTGAGttcatcaataaaaataatacaaaaaaccttaaaacaagaaaaatagctCAGATATTAAACGGAAACCCTAGAAGTTGAATCCACGAAAAACCTAGAGAAATGAAGCATTACGAACCTTCAATCACacgccaaaaataaaaaccctaaataAGCACGTAGAAGTTAAATCAACCAAAATCTAATCAAATTGAagtttaaattcaaatctatACCTTCAATCGGGGACAATGATGTCTAACTGATGGTGAAGCAAGGGCGATTCTTTAATTTGGAGATTCAATGATAGGGTAGGAATTGAATATTCCGAGGGTTCTGTTTAAGTTCGGAGCTCGAAATCGAAGGTTCGTACAAAGCCATGGAGGACGAAGAAGAGCCCTGTGTTTTGATCGGCAATGGAATGGGATATAGTGAAGTTACTGTTATGCCCATGCTTCGTTTTATCAATGTATTAAAATTGGCGTCGAGGGTGGGGGTACTTTGGGAAGAACATTGTCGAGCCGGCTCAAACAGCTACTGAGAGAGAGTTTTCAATGAATGGTATGTatgtaaatttatatatgcatgtatGATTTTGTAGGTAGGTGTATAGGCACATGGGATGAATTTGGGAAGTGACAATTATTGAACAATTTTTACAAATATTATTCtgtgaaaataaatattaaaaatatcataattaaGGCTGCACACACATGCTATAGATTTGCCTGTAGCAATGGGAGAGTGGAAATGGTGGGCAGAAAGTATGATTAATTCCTATATTAACATTAAAATCTGAATCTATTGTTCAACttgtataatttgaaattATGATTGGGAAATAAAGTCTTCTTATCTTATAAAGTTAGATGATTTTAACACTTCGTGATATGGAAATATTATTGCGTGCGGATGTAACATCACGTGAGATGCCAGCATGATGTTATGAAATCGCTCCAAGTTTAACACATACAATTATTACCGATTTTCAATATACGGGTTAGTGTTCAAGTATTAACACATGTATAATAACTTTTAAGTGATTGCATATACATATTACAGTTGCACTTAATCATTTATAGCAACAATCGTCCTACATTTGTTAAACACATAAATCAGACAAACTGTCATTGTACATTTCTCGAGTCCAGAACCTCTCCTAGGCTAATCAGATACGAAccacacaaaaatttaaaatgaaggttTGAATTTctccaaaaaggaaaataaaataaaaactgaggGTTGGAAATCGAAAGCACAAAAAAGgtaaatagaaaatccacaCGTCAATAATAATTATAGTAATATCATAAAATGCTCACCTAAAGTGCCCTATTTAAAAACTTTTAACCATGCCAAATATTTGAACACTGTTTTCCATAAATTTATGTAAACAAACAAAGGCCAGTTTTCAACTTCGAAATCACTAAACTTGAAAACATGTGTTACAGAAgaaacccccccccccccggtCACTAAAGTCTGTCTCCCAATCCGACAACCAAATACAACGTAAGaaagaataaacaaacaaCTGCGTTGATGTGTTTTGAATGTCACTGTCCTTGCGCTATCCATAATATATCCCATGTCATGCGTTTGCATTGCATGTGTTTTTGAATTGTGGTCATGTTTCGGATTCTATGGTTAGGCTGACAGTCACCAACGCGTGTGGGCACATTACTGTCCATAACATTGCTCATGGTATCCAATATGAGATATCTGTCTCTTAAAGACATGGAGAAGCCAAACTGCGCTCAGCTGCAATCAAGATGTTCATGGAATGACAGACAGTTGTTGAAAAAGATGTTTAACTataattttcaaaaccaaGAACATCCTCAAACTTCAGGGTGGTCATTGTTTACAAACAGCACCATAATTTCCTAGACAATCAAGAAAGGATGAAAGACCGGAAACTGCCACAAGCGAAGGCATATTGTGCTTGCCAACCTGGGTAGCCAGGACCATGACAAAATTCTCACACCCATTTGGATACAAAAGCTTTCAAGATCTCTACTACTACTCCTACAAAACGAACCAATCCACGGGTCATCTTGAAGTGTCTTCAATATTACTCTGTACACTTAGAAGAAGTTCTGCAAGATGTAGCAGTCAACTGTGTTGACCATGGTGACTGGGGCAAAACCTGACCCAAAAACAAGCAGGCATACCCAACATGTTCATACAAGGGCCTTGTCCGCCTGTTACACTGGATGCTATGAGTCACTCTGACATGACATCCTCTGATGCAGCAAGCACCTGAGCTTCCATGTCACTGCATGAATACCTAGTGGAGTAGTCCAGTGCTGAATCACCTGGACAGGATCATAATTGATTAGCATAGGGcaatattaaacatgaaaatgaCAGTTGATGAGGCAAGTTCGGTTCAAGATGCATTACTTTGAGAAGAGTCAATAGATGATCGGTTCAGTGATGCACTCCTGTTTAGATCTGTAATCATTgaatgaattaataattaaaaagagaaaaaaaaaaaattggcaacAATAATGAACATAATCAAGGAAATTTAGCAGATTGTAAATGGTGTTGCTCATTACATAAAAACTTTGTAGCGCGTTgcatcaagaaaaacaaaaggaaaaagagaaaagtcaAGAATGTACTTCGGTAGAATGACATCCCATACCAGAAGATTGATGTAACCCTTTGACAGCCTCAAAATTCTTGTATGTATAGCCAACAAAACTGAGATCTTTAGGAGTCAACAACATCTGCAGAGAAAGTTAGAGGACTAGTATAAAgtacaaacccaaaatatctaaagaaaaagaatcgcATAATGGCATCAGAAAAAAATGATCAATAGTATTTAAGAAGACCAAGTTCCATTAACATCAATGACCTAGGACCCCACTATTGTATAGGAATCCATCTATAGTGAGTTCAAACCTGCCTTCCAATTTTTTACCAAATTTTACCTTTGAATAGGCCattgaattatgaatatgCCTTCTACAGTATGAAATACTATGTGTATGACATAAATCTTGATTTACTAAACCAATATCCCAAATGTACCCTTTTAAGATTTTACGTGGGAATAGCCATCACCAGATCATAAATTAACATTATGCCACTTTAAGTCTTTGTACTCTTTCGGCTATGAAAAGCATACCTTTCTCATTGGTCCAGATCCTGTTCTTCCTGTTGCTGGTGGATCCACCTAGAGCACAGTTGAATTTAAGACACAAAGGTAAAACAAACTAATACTTCACACACTACCAATAAATAAAGGAAGACAGGAGTGTGCTTAACACCTCACCTCATCATacttcataaaattttgagtATCGAGTTCCCCATTGACCTCTGGTTTAAATGCTGCCTCCACCTCATAAAGTTTGTCCCAAGCAATATCTTTGAACCAAGGATGAGCCTgaacaaatttaaaacaaacttATATGATTAAGAAAATGCGTAACAGTATGAGGGTAAAAGTCATCTGAAAGAGAGTTAAAATACCTTAATTTGGTCTGCTCTACCAAGCCTATTTTCAACATCACAAAGGAACCTACTGATCAGATCCTTTGCTTCAGGTGTCAACCTTGCTTCCACTGGaaattttaagtgatttttccAATGTACAATCTAGCATAGATTGTTCCACATGTCAGGTTATACATGAGTGTTCTCGgttaataataaaactttaGTAAGACATAACATCACAATTGCCTAAAGAAATCAACTCAAAGCTTCTTCCGTAGCCATGACACGTAAGAATTGTACAATTTTGCAAAGGTCAGTGcttcaaaaataatttatacatAGAACtttctagaaagaaaaaaaaacggtGAGACAAAAGCAACCTGAAGAATTATGTTGAAATTAATCTCACTACAATCTAATGATTGTGGGAACCCAACAACatagaagaagatgaatcGAAAGCTATGAGATATCACATACTTCAATTAGAAAATATAACCAAAACATATACTCATTGCAAATCAACCTTTCTGCATGTTGTCACTGGATCATCAGAGTAAAATGGGGGATAACCAACAAGCATCTCATACATTATTGCACCAAGTGACCACCTACAACCAGGAAGGAATTCGGTAAGATAATAGAATTCACAATGAAGTTTAGCATACCATATTTTAGCTACTATAGCAATTCAATAACACTGCAAAGATCTTCACTGAAAAACACAATTACAATACTAAtggtttttttaaagaaaagccAATGTCGAACAGATAAGCATTAATTGTATGGACTTACCAGTCACACTCCATGCCATATCCTTTCTTCAACAATACTTCTGGAGCGATGTAATCCGGAGTTCCGACTGTTGAGAATGCCTATCATTGGAACAAAGTAATATGACTATGATCAGAAAAACAAAGGTCTCTAGGACCAATATCCTTGAAATTGCCAAAACACACTACCACAAGAACTTTAATGCATTCATAACATTAAACTCTTCAACCAGGAAATTGACTGATCAAATGACAAAGACAATGTAAATTTCTGCTGTGTTGTGAAAACTACGATTATGTACTCTGATGTCCCTCAAACAGAACCATACATTTTTTCTACTGAACCATGCTTTATATATCCttatttaaaatgaattaCTGTACTGAAGGTCATTTCAGAAATATACCATTTCTGGTAAGGTTAATATAGCCTCTCTGATCTTGATCTACGTGACTTTTGTAACAGCGTGGACACATAATTACATATACGACTCCGAGTGACATTAAATAATCTATCTTTAAATCCATGCAGTGTTAATTATCATAATACACAAATAGCAAACATCTGTTGCTTGCACTTTATTAGTTAAGAATCTAAGAGATGTGAAATGCCACATTAAAAGATAAAggaaaatatcattttcatacCAGTTTTCTTCTGTTTATTTGCCAATGTTGAAGTTGCTCAAGCGGGCTTTTCCAGCGCCTCCCATTTTTGGATTCTGGGAAGGATTCATCAATATCCATTGTCTCATGTAGGTTCTCATCATCTAGTACTTCATTTTCGTTTATGGATGACAAATTTGAGCAGTCAAGAGGCTTGCAAAGACCAAAATCAGAGAGCTTCATGTGACCATTTTTGTCTAACAGAAGATTGTCTGGTTTTATGTCTCTGAAAATATAGATGCAACAAATGCAAGAGTTACATTATGTTCCTGATGTACAATTA
Proteins encoded in this region:
- the LOC18769101 gene encoding uncharacterized protein LOC18769101 isoform X3, whose translation is MATSSKFDLSSGSPDRPLYNSGQRGSHIAAPLDRSGSFRESMENPILSSLPNMSRSTSLITHGDVTNFFHCLRFDPKLVASEYKSNRQGDLRRLVSVALSISPDESPSGSVKGKPSPIPEDIKRVKAGLRDSSVKARERVKTFTEALSVFNKVFPSVPSKKRSRTEVFSNERSSVVLSSDRSSILGPKMGKIGIQSHAVTGGFELEQQKSEERTKNSVPNKRTRTSLVDVRMDVRSNALVRPSGAVDRDREVLRLASSGAVQGEDRNLSIGVDGWEKSKMKKKRSGIKPDASPSMVSGKPIDGFRETKQGMQQRPVSDARSRLNSDSHGFRPGVTNGAVGGGKSDGISQFRSSIPKTEPDNTSLINDKRDHPIGTDKERVNHRAVNKASVRDDFNSASPTSSTKINASVRAPRSGSGVVPKLSPVVHRATVANDWDISHCTSKPPAAVGANNRKRMASARSSSPPVAQWAGQRPQKISRTARRSNFVPIVSSNEETPTMDSASDITGSDIGMGFAKRLPGSSPQQVKLKAEPLSSAALSESEESGVAEIKSRDKGKKTDEIDEKAGQNVQKVSPLVLPSRKNKLVTGEDLGDGVRRQGRTGRGFTSTRSLMPMTVEKIGNVGTAKQLRSSRLGFDKSESKAGRPPTRRLSDRKAYTRQKHTAINAAADFLDDGHEELLAAANAVVNSARSFSSSFWRQMEPFFGFLSDADTAYLKQQGNIESNVMTQAQVPSSIDCSATVTNGLRLIGCEPKSGEFRPEHLVPGAGDRVAIPLCQRLLAAVILEEDFSSGNDDLTFDADGVEFDIDAEVESNGLSYQSQDNFQFAGHAAFNGFRITGRPEYDEPEGTHKAISSNFSHSQNGFLSDQVSISGLACSESQYANMHINEKLLLEVNSIGIFPELEPDMTQTGDEGINEEIRKLEEKYHEQVSNKKGFLDRLLRSASVTEEFREKELEQRALDKLVGMAYEKYMSCWGPNATGGKSTSNKMAKQAALAFVKRTLERCRKFEDTEKSCFSEPSYRDILLSGFSNINGMRQSEAIAEGESTKPYASKVPASVGSQQSHSQFSQNADNHNVISSDVLPPLNHLSEQAIGREETWSNRVKKRELSLDDVGSNIGTSNVPSGIGSSLSSSAKGKRSERDRDGKGHNREVLPRNGTPKIGRPALSNVKGERKTKTKPKQKTTQLSISVNGLLGKMSEQPKPALPSVSKSGEMTTSGNTKEKDEYALDAIDDPESIDLSHLQLPGMDVLGVPDDIDGQGQDLGSWLNIDDDSLQDQDFMGLEIPMDDLSDLNMMV
- the LOC18769101 gene encoding uncharacterized protein LOC18769101 isoform X4 gives rise to the protein MATSSKFDLSSGSPDRPLYNSGQRGSHIAAPLDRSGSFRESMENPILSSLPNMSRSTSLITHGDVTNFFHCLRFDPKLVASEYKSNRQGDLRRLVSVALSISPDESPSGSVKGKPSPIPEDIKRVKAGLRDSSVKARERVKTFTEALSVFNKVFPSVPSKKRSRTEVFSNERSSVVLSSDRSSILGPKMGKIGIQSHAVTGGFELEQQKSEERTKNSVPNKRTRTSLVDVRMDVRSNALVRPSGAVDRDREVLRLASSGAVQGEDRNLSIGVDGWEKSKMKKKRSGIKPDASPSMVSGKPIDGFRETKQGMQQRPVSDARSRLNSDSHGFRPGVTNGAVGGGKSDGISQFRSSIPKTEPDNTSLINDKRDHPIGTDKERVNHRAVNKASVRDDFNSASPTSSTKINASVRAPRSGSGVVPKLSPVVHRATVANDWDISHCTSKPPAAVGANNRKRMASARSSSPPVAQWAGQRPQKISRTARRSNFVPIVSSNEETPTMDSASDITGSDIGMGFAKRLPGSSPQQVKLKAEPLSSAALSESEESGVAEIKSRDKGKKTDEIDEKAGQNVQKVSPLVLPSRKNKLVTGEDLGDGVRRQGRTGRGFTSTRSLMPMTVEKIGNVGTAKQLRSSRLGFDKSESKAGRPPTRRLSDRKAYTRQKHTAINAAADFLVGSDDGHEELLAAANAVVNSARSFSSSFWRQMEPFFGFLSDADTAYLKQQGNIESNVMTQAQVPSSIDCSATVTNGLRLIGCEPKSGEFRPEHLVPGAGDRVAIPLCQRLLAAVILEEDFSSGNDDLTFDADGVEFDIDAEVESNGLSYQSQDNFQFAGHAAFNGFRITGRPEYDEPEGTHKAISSNFSHSQNGFLSDQVSISGLACSESQYANMHINEKLLLEVNSIGIFPELETGDEGINEEIRKLEEKYHEQVSNKKGFLDRLLRSASVTEEFREKELEQRALDKLVGMAYEKYMSCWGPNATGGKSTSNKMAKQAALAFVKRTLERCRKFEDTEKSCFSEPSYRDILLSGFSNINGMRQSEAIAEGESTKPYASKVPASVGSQQSHSQFSQNADNHNVISSDVLPPLNHLSEQAIGREETWSNRVKKRELSLDDVGSNIGTSNVPSGIGSSLSSSAKGKRSERDRDGKGHNREVLPRNGTPKIGRPALSNVKGERKTKTKPKQKTTQLSISVNGLLGKMSEQPKPALPSVSKSGEMTTSGNTKEKDEYALDAIDDPESIDLSHLQLPGMDVLGVPDDIDGQGQDLGSWLNIDDDSLQDQDFMGLEIPMDDLSDLNMMV